The Bradyrhizobium barranii subsp. barranii genome segment AGCCGCCATTGCTTGGCTGCTCGCAATGACGACGGAGAGAGCTGTCATCAGTGCCGTAGGGTGGGCAAAGGCGCGGAGCGCCGTGCCCACCATCTTTCCGAGGTTGAGAGAGCATCGGTGGGCACGCTGCGCTTTGCCCACCCTACGATACTGATGTCGCCGCTACTGATTGATCTCCGGCTCCACGAGCCTTGCGAGGTTTCGCAGCGATTCCTGCCAGCCGAGATAGCAGGCCTCCGGCGGGATGACGTCAGGGATACCGGCCTGGGTGATGTCGACCTCGGTGCCGACCGAGACCCTCTTCAGCGTCACGGTTACCTGGATTTCGCCGGGCAGATTGGGGTCGTCGAACTTGTCGGTGTAGCGGAGACGTTCGCCGGGGACGAGCTCGAGATATTCGCCGCCGAAGGCGTGGCTGTTGCCCGTCGTGAAATTCCGGAACGACATCTTGAACGTGCCCCCGACCTTGGGCTCGAGGTGATGGACGGTGCAGGTAAAGCCGTTCGGCGGAAGCCATTTCGCCAGCGCATCCGCCTCGAGGAAGGCGCGATAGACTTTCTCCGGACTGGTCGAGAGAACGCGGTGCAGACGTACAGTGCTGGGCATGTTCCTTCATCCTCTTGCATTGATGGGCCCGACCTTGGCGTCTACGGCCCATTCATGTCTCAAGGACGACCGGGATGCCGCCGATCCGACATGGCATCGCAGATAAACGGGGGCCGCCGAAACCGGCGGCCTTTGATGTTGCCTTTGAAGTTGTTGGAAGTTGTTTTGGATCGGGTTGCCGCTCACCGCGTCCAGTCTTCACCTGCGCACAACGTTCCCATGCAGCCCCGGACGTTGAGACTGCCGGATGGCAGCAAGGTGACGGTGCTCGCATAGGTCTTTCCGTCGTCGGCGTTGTAGATCCTGCCCGACCATTGATTGGCGCCGGCCGCCTGCATGTCGATGAACAGGGAGATGCCGACGATCTTCCGGGCGCGCAATGCAGGATCGGCGTTATGGTCGTCGAGCTGCGCCTTGCCCGTCTTCTTGTCGATCGGCTCCTTCAGCCAGACGACCCGGCCGCATAGCGCATTGCCGCAACGGCTCACCTTGATCCTCGCGTCGCCCGACTGTGTCAGCCAGACGCCGGCGGGACCGCTGGCCGTTGCGGCTTCGGCGTTTCCAAGCGGGGAGATGGACAACAGCGCTGCGAGCTGGTGCCGGACGAGGGTGGAACGCATGGGGGCTCCATATTGGATCAATTGTCATGAAATATTTCATGATAAACGATCAATATATCGCGCTTAAGGTTGAGTCAATCGCGCGGAACATGCATATTGGGGGAGGATGGTTGCCTGGAAATTGCGGAGTGCTTGGAGATGGGTGTGGTGGAGATATCGGTACGCGAGGCCCGGCAGAGCTGGTTCCGGCGTCTCGATCTTGCGTTCTGGGCGATCTGGGCGGCACTGCCGGTGGTGGTGTGGCTCGCCTATCTCCGGAGCACGACCGCCTCCGCCTCGATCGCGGCGAGCCTTGGTCCCGACCAGGTGAAATGCGCAGGCCTTGTCGCCAATCCGCTCGCGATGTCGCGCCCGGGGCAGCTGTTGTTCTGGACGCTATTTGCGCTTCAGCTCTCGTTCTTCGCCGTGTTGATCGGCATCCTGCACCGTATGGTGCACCGATTCGCACGCGGCCGGATCTTCGCGTCCGAGACGCTTCAGGGCGTGTGGTGGATGGGGATCATTCTGGTGATCTGGCCGTTCATCGACCTGATCACCAGCAACGCGGTGGCTTATGCCTTGCACGAGATCGGCGACGTCAAGTTCTTCCTGCCGTCCTACAACGTCGACATCGGCACGATCGCGGGCGGGATGTTCCTGATGGCGCTGAAATTCGTCATCGAGCACGCCATCCTGCTGCAGTCCGAAAACGAGCTGACGATCTGAGGTGAATGCTTGTGCCGATCGTCGTGAACCTCGATGTCATGCTTGCGAAGCGGAAGCGCCGCCTCGGGGACCTCGCCGACGCAATCGGCATTTCCATCCAGAACCTGTCGGTCCTGAAAACGGGCAAGGCGAGGGCGATGCGCTTCTCGACCCTGGCCGCGATCTGCCGCGAGCTCGATTGTCAGCCCGGAGACATCCTCGAATATGTCGCAGGCGAGGAGGGCAGCGATGAGGATGCAGGCGAGGGGAGCTGAGCTCACACTTGGCAAGCCTTGTCCGCCTTCGTGCTGCACGCGAGAACCTGAAACACATCCCCCATGTGCAACGGTTGGCCGTTTGCGCGCTCAATTGAATCGAGCTCGCCTGGTGCGAGATCTACCTCGCGGCCGGCCGGACGACCGATCCGTCAGATCGTTGCCACATCCTGCGGCGTCATCGTGAAGGCGAGCCGGTAGCGGCCGATCGTCGGATTGTCCTGCGCGCCCAGAGTGCCAAGCGCCGCCGGCGAAAGTCGGTCGGCGGCCACTTGCTCGATCGCCTCGGCATCGTAACCTGACAGCAGCATGATCCAGTCGGCGGCGCCGTCCTTGCCGCGGATCTGCTGCTCGGTGGTGGGCGAGCTGGTGCGGGGCGTGTCGGTCAGGAGGAGGTGGGCGCCGGTCAGTCCCGGCATCTGCGCCAATGCGCCGAGCGTCTCCGAGAGATGTGTCTGCAACTCCGCCTCGCGCCCGGCCTCCGGCGAAAGCCGGATGGTGGCGAGCGAGGTCGCGACGCCGCCGCCAAAGCTGGCGGCGACGCGGCACTGGCTGCGGACCATGCCGAGATGGTGCGGCATCATCTTGGTCGACCACGGCGTCGGCGCGTTGAGCCGGTCGAGATATCCCTTCGACGTGAGCACCTCGTACCGCTCCAGCTCGTACAGCACGAAGAAGCCGTCGGTGTCCGTCGTGCTGGTCCAGCGCGATCCGCGCCGGAAGCCGGGAATGCTCATCCGCTCGGGAAAATGTTCGTGGGAATGCCAGTCGCCGAACTCCGCGCGCTGCTCGTGGCGGACGCTCCACCACATCGCGACGGCGGCCTTGCCAAGCAGTGACATGCTGACCTCCCTGTTTTCCAGCACTTTGCCTTGACGCCAACGGAGGAAGCAAGTCGTCCACGCTTAGCGAGTTCAAGCCACAATTCCGCTACCGTTCTCCGGTCAGTTTTGCGGCCGGGATCAGGGGGACTTCCGTTGCGCAGCACGCTTTGGGCTTTCGCTGTCACGCTCTGTTGCCTTGGCTCGCCTGCGAAGGCTGCAGGCATTCAGCTTCTCCAATCCGACCCCGCACTGTCAGGCGCGATCTGGTATCCCTGCGCGGCGGAGCCGGCACGTGTTGGCAGCCTTTCGGTGCCCACAGTCGATTGGCTGGAGGGAGCGAAGGACTGTCCCGTCACGGGCACGAGGCTGCCATTGGTGATCGTCTCCCATGGAAATAGCGGCTACTTCGCACTTCACCTCGACATCATAGAAGCGCTGGCGAACGCCGGTTTTATCGTCGCTGCGATCAACCATCCCGGCAACAATACCAACGACATGTCGGAGCGCGGGATGTCTGTCTGGACGTCGCGTCCGGCACATATGGTCCGCCTCCTCGATTTCATGCTGCACGAGTGGAAGGACAAGGCCGCAATCGATCCTGCCAGGGTAGGCCTCTTTGGCTTTTCCCTCGGCGCCTTCACTGGACTCGTTCTGGTCGGCGGTCAGCCCGATTTTCGTAGGCTTGTCTGTAAGCAAGAGAACAAGTCAGCGGTCTGCGAGGAGCTGCGCGCTGGCGAGTTTCCTCCCGATCCGCCACACGATGCCCGGATCAAGGCTGCGGTGATCGCCGATCCTGCCGTGAGTTTTTCATTCACGCCCGAGAATCTGGCGGGCATCGGAGCCCCGCTACAGGTTTGGCGATCCGAGCTGGGCGGCGGAGGCGTAGACGCGGCAGGCGTCGCGCGCGTGACGGGCAGTCTGCCGGGTAAGCCCGACATTCACGTCGTGCGGGCCGGTCATTATGCATTTCTGCCACCCTGTACGGCAGAACTCGCAGCATTGAGGCCCCAGGTTTGCTCTGATCCCGAGGGCTTTGACCGGGCCGCCTTTCACCGCGAGTTCGACGTTGCCGTGGTGCGGTTCTTCCGAGAGCAGCTTGCTGGTGGCGTACGGTGAGCGCTCGATAGCGCGGCATCCTGTCGACGCTCTCGGGTCAACACAGTTGGCCGGCACCAAATCGCGGCTGCGAACGCGGAATTCACCTTGCCTCAGGCGCCTTTCAGGCCTGAATCCGCAAAGTCCGAATTGTTCCGCCGAAGCCCACGAGGCATTAAATCCCGCCAAGCCTTGCAACTGGCGCCGATGAGGTATACGTTGGTGCTGTTCGTTCAGCCGCTGTGCCTTGTTGAATGCGCCCGCGGGCTCCTTTTCCAGAGACATCGACGAATTGAATCTGGTTCTGCGTGAGTGTCACGCGGAATGTGCGCGTATGCGCTTTGGAGAAGAATAATGACGACAGGTACCGTGAAGTGGTTCAACGGCCAAAAGGGCTTTGGATTCATTCAGCCCGACGACGGCGGCAACGATGTGTTCGTTCACATCAGCGCAGTCGAGCGGGCTGGTCTCTCAGGTCTCGCCGAGGGCCAGAAGGTCAACTTCGAGGCCAAGACCGACAAGATGCGAGGCAAGGTCAGCGCAGAGAATCTCTCGCTGGCCTAAGATCCTGCGCCGTTTCACGGATGTACTGAAACGGCCACGCTGCCCGCTCGATCCCAGGGATTGAGCGGGTTTTGTCCGTTG includes the following:
- a CDS encoding SRPBCC family protein produces the protein MPSTVRLHRVLSTSPEKVYRAFLEADALAKWLPPNGFTCTVHHLEPKVGGTFKMSFRNFTTGNSHAFGGEYLELVPGERLRYTDKFDDPNLPGEIQVTVTLKRVSVGTEVDITQAGIPDVIPPEACYLGWQESLRNLARLVEPEINQ
- a CDS encoding DUF2147 domain-containing protein; translation: MRSTLVRHQLAALLSISPLGNAEAATASGPAGVWLTQSGDARIKVSRCGNALCGRVVWLKEPIDKKTGKAQLDDHNADPALRARKIVGISLFIDMQAAGANQWSGRIYNADDGKTYASTVTLLPSGSLNVRGCMGTLCAGEDWTR
- a CDS encoding DUF2975 domain-containing protein; this translates as MEISVREARQSWFRRLDLAFWAIWAALPVVVWLAYLRSTTASASIAASLGPDQVKCAGLVANPLAMSRPGQLLFWTLFALQLSFFAVLIGILHRMVHRFARGRIFASETLQGVWWMGIILVIWPFIDLITSNAVAYALHEIGDVKFFLPSYNVDIGTIAGGMFLMALKFVIEHAILLQSENELTI
- a CDS encoding helix-turn-helix domain-containing protein yields the protein MPIVVNLDVMLAKRKRRLGDLADAIGISIQNLSVLKTGKARAMRFSTLAAICRELDCQPGDILEYVAGEEGSDEDAGEGS
- a CDS encoding alpha/beta hydrolase family protein; protein product: MIVSHGNSGYFALHLDIIEALANAGFIVAAINHPGNNTNDMSERGMSVWTSRPAHMVRLLDFMLHEWKDKAAIDPARVGLFGFSLGAFTGLVLVGGQPDFRRLVCKQENKSAVCEELRAGEFPPDPPHDARIKAAVIADPAVSFSFTPENLAGIGAPLQVWRSELGGGGVDAAGVARVTGSLPGKPDIHVVRAGHYAFLPPCTAELAALRPQVCSDPEGFDRAAFHREFDVAVVRFFREQLAGGVR
- a CDS encoding cold-shock protein, which translates into the protein MTTGTVKWFNGQKGFGFIQPDDGGNDVFVHISAVERAGLSGLAEGQKVNFEAKTDKMRGKVSAENLSLA